TTCGCCGTCCCGGCCATCTATGCCCAGCTTTTGCGCGAAACGGACGATTACGCCCCCCTGGCCTCGCTCACGATCTGCCACGCCTCGGGCGAGGCGCTCCCGGAGGCCGTTTTCAAGGCCTGGAAACGGCACACCGGCCTCTCCATCTGCGAGGGACTGGGGGCCACCGAAACCTTCACCACCTTTTTGACCACCCTCCCCGGCCATGCCGTGCCGGGCAGCCTGGGCCGAGCCGTGCCCGGATTCTCCGTGGCCCTGGTGGACGCCTCCGGCGCACCCGTCGCGCCCGGCAGGCCAGGACGGCTGAAGGTTTACGGCCCGGGCCTGACACCGGGCTACTGGAACCGGCCAGAAGAGACCGCCCGGGCCATCAGCCCGGACGGCTGGCTGGATACCGGCGACCTGTGCGTCGAGGACGAGCACGGACTGCGCCACACGGGGCGGCTTGGCGACAGCATCAAGTCCGGCGGTGAATGGATCTCGCCCCTGCCCGTCGAGGACTGCCTGCGCACCCATCCGGAGGTTCTGGATTGCGCCGTGACCGCCTGTCGGGTCATGGGGCTGGAATATCCCATGGCGCATGTGGTGATGCGCCGCACGGACGTCGCCGAAGACGACCTGGCCCAGACCCTCAGGGAGTATGTCCTGGCCCGGCTACCCCGGCATATGTGCCCGGTGCGCGTGCTCTTTTGCGACTCCCTGCCGCGCACGGTCACGGGGAAGATCAAACGGCAGGCGCTTCGCGAGACGTCTCCGCCGGTGTCGGAAAAGCCATCCTGAAGCCGCATCCCGGCACAACGCAAAAGGCTTTCCCTTCACCTGCCGCTCTGCTAACCACTACAGCCGTTTGAGAGCCATACTCGCCGTACGACAAGGAACGCTCATGCACCTTACCGCCCAGGGCATCGGCATGGATTATCGCCGAACCGGCACGGCCGTCACGGTGCTGGACAACATCTCCTTAACTCTGGCCAACGGGGAGTTCGTCTCCCTGCTCGGCCCCTCGGGAGTGGGCAAGACCACCCTTTTGCGGTGTCTGGCGGGTTTGACCCAGCCGACGCGGGGGTGCGTTCTCCTTGGCGACCGTCCCCTGCACGGCCCGGCGCCCGGCATGGCCATGGTCTTTCAGGACTACGCCGCAACGCTCTTTCCCTGGCGCACGGTGCTCGGCAACGTGCTTTTCGGTCTGGAAGCCTCGGGTCTGTCCGTCAGCGAGGGCCGGGGCCTGGCGCTGGCCGCCCTGGCGGACGTGGGACTGGCGGATGTCGCGGCGCATCATCCCTGGGAACTGTCCGGCGGCATGCAGCAGCGCGTGGCCATGGCCCGGGCCATGGCCAGCGGCGCGCGGCTTTTACTCATGGACGAACCCTTCGCCTCCGTTGACGCCCTGACCCGGGTCGGACTGGAAGACCTCCTGCTTCGGCTGTGGCGCGAGCGAGCGTGCAGCGTGCTCTTTGTGACCCACGACGTTGACGAGGCCATCTACCTGTCCGACCGCGTCCTGGTCCTGGGCG
Above is a genomic segment from Desulfolutivibrio sulfodismutans DSM 3696 containing:
- a CDS encoding ABC transporter ATP-binding protein — protein: MHLTAQGIGMDYRRTGTAVTVLDNISLTLANGEFVSLLGPSGVGKTTLLRCLAGLTQPTRGCVLLGDRPLHGPAPGMAMVFQDYAATLFPWRTVLGNVLFGLEASGLSVSEGRGLALAALADVGLADVAAHHPWELSGGMQQRVAMARAMASGARLLLMDEPFASVDALTRVGLEDLLLRLWRERACSVLFVTHDVDEAIYLSDRVLVLGGLPARISGAVSVDLPRPRKQLSTRSDPAFADLRGELFALLGGEAAE